From a region of the Teredinibacter turnerae genome:
- a CDS encoding sulfite exporter TauE/SafE family protein — MDLIFYIFAGAGVGLAVGLTGVGGGSLMTPILILSGVPQKIAIGTDLLYAAVTKTGAMHAHHRQGTVRWKLVLTLASGSIPASLITTLTLRYLIPESFDYGPFLTHSLGFMLIMTSAVVFFKKRIQGTGEEPHTWFHRQSTLVTFASGVLLGIFVTLSSVGAGAFCAALLLLLYPRLPALQVVGTDIAHAVPLTLIAGLGHLWNDNVDFNLLFGLLLGSVPAVHLGAKLAAKIPNTVLQPILAVILLVIGIKFAFFPIGAH; from the coding sequence ATGGATTTAATTTTCTACATCTTCGCCGGCGCTGGTGTGGGTCTGGCTGTTGGCCTAACTGGTGTAGGCGGCGGCTCACTCATGACGCCGATCCTGATTCTCTCAGGCGTTCCTCAGAAGATCGCCATTGGGACGGATCTCCTGTACGCCGCTGTTACCAAAACCGGCGCAATGCATGCTCATCACCGTCAGGGCACAGTGCGCTGGAAGCTGGTGTTGACACTCGCATCGGGAAGCATTCCCGCCTCTCTCATAACCACCCTTACCCTGCGCTATCTCATACCGGAATCATTTGACTACGGCCCGTTTCTAACGCACAGCCTGGGCTTTATGTTGATTATGACGTCAGCAGTGGTGTTCTTTAAAAAGCGTATACAGGGCACTGGCGAAGAACCTCACACATGGTTTCATCGCCAAAGCACACTCGTCACCTTTGCCAGTGGTGTTTTATTGGGAATTTTTGTCACGCTGTCTTCTGTTGGGGCGGGCGCGTTTTGCGCTGCATTATTATTGCTGTTGTATCCCCGGCTCCCAGCCCTACAGGTGGTTGGTACCGACATCGCTCATGCGGTCCCACTGACCCTGATTGCGGGTCTGGGGCACCTCTGGAATGACAATGTGGATTTCAACCTGTTGTTTGGGTTGCTGCTGGGCTCGGTGCCAGCGGTGCACCTGGGTGCGAAGTTGGCAGCGAAAATTCCAAATACCGTGTTACAACCAATCTTAGCTGTGATTTTGCTGGTTATCGGTATTAAGTTCGCTTTTTTCCCCATTGGTGCTCACTAA
- a CDS encoding 5'-nucleotidase, which translates to MQTPSPQKLVIAISSRALFDLAESHQVFESEGLQAYSEYQIANEDNILAPGEAFGMVQKFLRINERLDAQRVEVILLSRNSADTGLRVFNSINHYGLDITRAAFTGGSSPYRYILPFNAHLFLSTDADDVAHALEHGVAAATLVTTSKPVSGNEQLRFAFDGDAVIFSDEAEQVYKAQGLAAFAQSERDAAKTPLSGGPFKSFLAALHGLQDEFNGQECPIRTALVTARSAPAHERVIRTLRAWNIRIDESLFLGGLSKGAFLKAYGADVFFDDQQINCESASGHVATGHVPHGIANRPALVSTNGEKSELNTDNQQNHS; encoded by the coding sequence ATGCAGACGCCCAGCCCTCAAAAACTTGTTATTGCGATCTCTTCCCGCGCGTTGTTTGATCTTGCTGAAAGCCATCAGGTTTTCGAGTCAGAGGGCTTACAGGCGTACTCCGAATATCAGATAGCGAACGAAGACAACATCCTCGCGCCAGGGGAAGCTTTTGGTATGGTGCAAAAGTTTCTTCGGATTAATGAACGTTTGGACGCTCAGCGAGTGGAAGTGATACTTTTATCACGCAACAGTGCGGATACCGGCTTGCGGGTGTTCAACTCGATTAACCATTATGGATTAGACATCACCCGTGCCGCGTTCACAGGCGGCTCCAGCCCTTACCGTTATATCCTGCCATTTAACGCGCATCTTTTTCTCTCTACCGACGCCGACGACGTAGCTCACGCGCTTGAGCACGGCGTTGCCGCAGCGACCCTGGTGACGACCTCCAAACCCGTGTCTGGTAACGAACAGTTGCGGTTTGCCTTCGATGGCGATGCGGTTATATTTTCGGATGAAGCAGAGCAGGTATACAAAGCGCAGGGTTTGGCTGCGTTCGCACAGAGTGAGCGCGACGCGGCGAAGACACCGCTGAGTGGTGGCCCGTTTAAATCGTTTCTGGCCGCGCTCCACGGGCTCCAGGATGAATTTAATGGACAGGAGTGCCCAATCAGAACGGCGTTAGTGACCGCCAGATCTGCCCCAGCACATGAGCGGGTTATACGCACACTGCGCGCCTGGAATATTCGAATCGATGAGTCACTGTTTTTGGGTGGCCTGAGTAAGGGGGCGTTCCTGAAAGCGTATGGCGCCGATGTTTTCTTCGATGACCAACAGATCAATTGTGAATCCGCCAGCGGCCATGTCGCTACCGGTCATGTCCCGCATGGAATTGCGAACCGGCCCGCGTTAGTGAGCACCAATGGGGAAAAAAGCGAACTTAATACCGATAACCAGCAAAATCACAGCTAA
- a CDS encoding alanine/glycine:cation symporter family protein — translation MTDLLNTISSVVWGPLMLGLILGVGLLLTLRIRFISLRKIPYAFKQLLSGRQAVGEGTIAPFNALMLSLSATIGTGNIVGVATAIGLGGPGALFWMWCSALLGMATKYAEAVCAVHFREKSITGNHVGGPMYYIRKGLGQRWAPLAILFAIFGACAGFGIGNMVQANSVADALQNSFGLARWMTAGALVVLVGVVLLGGVQRVADVAKHLVPVMAISYVTAGLIVVVVNIALVPEAVSLILKSAFTPVAAQGGFAGAAVALAIQMGIARGVFSNEAGLGSAPMAHAAAATDNPVRQGTVAMLGTFIDTILVCSITGLAIIVSGAWAGEASGAAMSQAAFDSVLPYGDKIVSLALVVFAFTTILGWSYYGERCVEFLFGSKAITPFRVLWVLAIPAGVFLSLKVVWILADILNGLMAIPNLIALILLSGLVARLTREYYGKPSK, via the coding sequence ATGACCGATTTGTTAAATACGATTTCATCGGTGGTTTGGGGGCCACTGATGTTGGGGCTGATCCTCGGTGTCGGGCTTCTGCTCACTTTACGGATACGTTTTATATCGTTGCGAAAAATCCCCTACGCGTTTAAACAGCTGTTGTCTGGAAGGCAAGCCGTAGGCGAGGGCACCATTGCACCATTTAATGCGTTGATGTTGTCTTTATCGGCCACCATTGGTACCGGAAATATTGTGGGGGTTGCGACTGCGATCGGACTGGGTGGGCCGGGTGCGCTCTTTTGGATGTGGTGTAGCGCACTGTTAGGCATGGCTACCAAGTACGCTGAAGCAGTTTGCGCGGTGCACTTCAGGGAGAAAAGCATTACCGGAAATCACGTGGGTGGGCCCATGTATTATATCCGCAAGGGCTTAGGACAACGGTGGGCACCCCTGGCAATTTTATTTGCGATCTTTGGCGCTTGTGCGGGGTTTGGTATTGGCAATATGGTACAGGCTAACTCCGTTGCTGACGCCCTGCAGAATTCGTTTGGTTTAGCGCGTTGGATGACTGCTGGTGCGCTAGTGGTGCTGGTAGGGGTGGTGCTGTTGGGAGGCGTGCAGCGCGTCGCGGATGTGGCGAAGCACTTGGTGCCGGTGATGGCGATCAGTTATGTTACTGCTGGTTTAATTGTCGTGGTGGTTAATATTGCGCTGGTCCCTGAAGCGGTGAGCTTGATTTTGAAAAGTGCCTTCACCCCAGTGGCGGCGCAGGGCGGGTTTGCAGGTGCGGCCGTTGCGCTGGCAATACAAATGGGTATCGCGCGCGGGGTGTTTTCTAACGAAGCGGGTTTGGGCAGCGCACCAATGGCCCACGCCGCGGCAGCGACAGACAACCCGGTACGGCAGGGTACTGTCGCCATGCTTGGCACTTTCATCGACACTATCCTTGTGTGCTCAATAACCGGTCTGGCGATCATCGTGTCTGGTGCCTGGGCTGGAGAAGCGAGCGGTGCGGCGATGAGTCAGGCGGCGTTTGACAGCGTGTTACCCTATGGTGACAAAATTGTCTCGCTCGCCCTCGTGGTATTTGCGTTCACCACAATTTTGGGGTGGAGCTACTATGGTGAGCGATGCGTGGAATTTTTGTTTGGCTCCAAAGCCATAACGCCATTTCGCGTGCTTTGGGTACTCGCGATTCCGGCCGGGGTGTTTTTAAGTCTAAAGGTCGTGTGGATTCTCGCGGATATTCTCAATGGCCTTATGGCAATTCCGAACCTTATTGCATTGATATTATTGTCGGGTCTCGTGGCGCGGCTCACGCGCGAATATTACGGTAAACCCTCGAAATAA
- a CDS encoding D-cysteine desulfhydrase family protein: MTSIPRPEKISLANLPTPLRPLDRLSEQLGGPRIWLKQDELTELALSGNKVRKLEYVLADAVQSGADTLLTCGGVQSNHCRATALAAARLGLDCHLILRGPMERDNDGNLLLDNLAGAEITVYDGSQFVPHFDQIRDHWLAHYKSQGQVPYFIPMGASNGVGLWGYITASEELYEQTQTEGFTPEVIVCATGSGGTQAGLTLGWHLLNRHTRVQAYAVCDSASYFQQKVLTDVAHWQQRYSPLLGRSVAGNIASKLSVHTSEDYIGPGYARGYPALYESMTLAAELEGILLDPVYTGKAFHGMIEDIKRGNYQSVKNIVFVHTGGVYGLFPQRVHFNNRARVCTWPEE; encoded by the coding sequence ATGACTTCTATTCCACGTCCCGAAAAAATTTCACTTGCTAACTTACCCACACCACTTCGGCCTTTGGACAGGTTATCGGAACAGCTTGGTGGCCCGAGAATATGGCTCAAGCAGGATGAATTGACGGAGCTGGCATTATCCGGGAATAAGGTGCGTAAGTTGGAATATGTACTGGCGGATGCAGTGCAATCCGGCGCAGATACGTTGTTGACTTGTGGCGGAGTGCAGTCCAACCACTGCCGTGCAACCGCTTTAGCGGCTGCCAGGCTCGGGCTTGATTGCCACTTAATCTTGCGCGGGCCAATGGAAAGGGACAATGACGGTAATTTGTTGCTGGATAACCTGGCTGGGGCGGAAATTACCGTGTACGACGGTAGCCAGTTTGTTCCGCATTTCGATCAAATTCGTGATCACTGGCTCGCGCATTATAAAAGCCAAGGGCAAGTTCCATATTTTATCCCTATGGGCGCGAGCAACGGTGTTGGGTTGTGGGGCTATATCACTGCCAGCGAGGAATTGTATGAACAAACCCAAACCGAAGGATTTACGCCTGAGGTAATTGTTTGTGCAACAGGATCTGGCGGCACTCAAGCCGGGCTGACCTTGGGCTGGCATCTGCTCAATAGGCACACTCGTGTACAAGCCTATGCTGTCTGCGATTCTGCAAGTTATTTCCAGCAGAAAGTGCTGACGGATGTTGCTCACTGGCAACAACGCTATAGCCCGTTGCTTGGTCGTTCGGTTGCGGGGAATATTGCTTCCAAACTATCTGTTCACACCTCGGAAGATTACATTGGGCCGGGGTATGCCCGTGGCTACCCAGCGCTTTACGAATCAATGACGCTTGCGGCGGAATTGGAAGGGATATTGCTCGACCCTGTTTACACGGGGAAGGCATTTCATGGAATGATCGAAGATATAAAACGCGGGAATTACCAGAGCGTGAAAAATATTGTTTTTGTGCACACGGGGGGCGTGTATGGGCTTTTCCCACAAAGAGTACATTTTAATAATCGCGCGCGCGTTTGCACTTGGCCGGAGGAATAA
- the yajC gene encoding preprotein translocase subunit YajC: MGFFIADAMAQSTDAAGSPNGGIMQIVMLVGLFLFMYFIIIRPQRKRQKEHQSLVDALSKGDEVVMTSGMLGKIIEVDEGYVTLNVAQNVDLKFQKVAVHAVLPKGTIKSI; the protein is encoded by the coding sequence ATGGGTTTTTTCATTGCCGATGCCATGGCTCAGTCCACCGACGCTGCCGGTTCTCCCAACGGCGGGATTATGCAGATCGTGATGCTGGTCGGTCTTTTTTTGTTCATGTACTTCATCATTATTCGCCCGCAACGCAAGCGACAAAAAGAGCATCAATCTCTGGTAGATGCGCTGAGCAAAGGTGACGAAGTTGTAATGACGAGCGGCATGCTTGGCAAAATTATCGAAGTGGACGAAGGCTACGTGACCCTGAATGTTGCTCAAAATGTTGACCTTAAGTTCCAGAAAGTCGCCGTACATGCGGTGCTCCCTAAAGGTACGATTAAGTCGATCTAG
- a CDS encoding helix-turn-helix domain-containing protein: MRKLKLFANDSFHQEVPEVPLNLDDYSMEDPVQRVTYLYRVVSNSGNFESINQGLKMLLAAGLKKIGADLAIVSRPLSTQVYDVVASAGADEEFFVGKHLSLNGTLCEEVITKNATCSHGKVQDKDVHSLSMAYNNTRVGAYLGTVVRSRNAGNSVMSFISSRSREQDYSTEDVAFIELLEEGVACMTDQQLAQAQRKLTDQAMFALGSVKTLDEYLEQARLPEVFGVPARVVEVLQRRIGHAPLSIGHVAEELNLSKRTLQRRLQQMDVSFADLRDQVRFHHSIDYLIKQHLSIDSISASLDFSDRTSFTNAFKRWTGLSPSTFRKLFRDYV, encoded by the coding sequence CAGTTTTCATCAAGAAGTGCCCGAAGTACCGCTGAATTTGGATGATTACTCGATGGAAGACCCAGTGCAGAGGGTTACCTATCTCTATAGAGTTGTTTCAAATTCTGGGAATTTTGAATCTATAAATCAGGGACTTAAGATGTTACTGGCTGCTGGTTTGAAAAAAATCGGCGCGGATCTGGCTATTGTTAGTCGGCCTTTATCAACCCAAGTTTATGACGTAGTTGCGAGCGCTGGAGCCGATGAGGAATTCTTCGTCGGCAAACACTTATCGCTAAATGGCACATTATGCGAGGAGGTCATAACAAAAAATGCGACCTGTTCGCACGGAAAAGTGCAGGATAAAGATGTGCATTCATTGTCTATGGCGTATAATAATACTCGAGTGGGTGCGTACTTGGGTACTGTTGTACGTTCCAGGAATGCCGGCAATTCGGTGATGAGTTTTATCTCTAGTCGGAGCCGGGAGCAGGACTACAGTACCGAGGACGTAGCTTTCATAGAGCTATTGGAAGAAGGAGTGGCCTGTATGACTGACCAGCAACTAGCACAAGCTCAACGCAAACTTACCGATCAGGCAATGTTTGCACTTGGTTCCGTTAAAACCCTGGATGAATACCTGGAGCAAGCACGTTTGCCTGAGGTTTTCGGTGTACCAGCGAGAGTTGTTGAGGTTCTCCAAAGGCGAATCGGGCACGCACCGTTAAGTATTGGTCACGTGGCTGAAGAGTTGAATCTATCTAAGCGTACGCTTCAACGTCGCTTGCAGCAGATGGACGTCAGCTTCGCCGATCTCCGCGATCAGGTGCGGTTTCATCATTCTATTGATTATCTCATCAAGCAACATTTGAGTATTGATAGTATATCTGCATCGCTAGACTTCTCAGACAGAACCAGTTTTACAAATGCATTTAAGCGTTGGACCGGGTTATCGCCCAGTACCTTTCGCAAGTTGTTCCGTGACTACGTATAA